The Thamnophis elegans isolate rThaEle1 chromosome Z, rThaEle1.pri, whole genome shotgun sequence DNA window ACCACAGCCCTGTGGACATCCTTATTCCGCAAAGTATAAATGATGGGGTTAAGCAGAGGAGTGACCACAAGGTACATAACCGCAACATTCTTGTTCCTATCAGGAGATGAGCTTGATTGGGGGATTATATATATAGACATGATGGTACCATAGAACAAGGTGACCACAACAAGGTGGGAGCCACAGGTGGAGAAAGCTTTATGCCACCTTGCAGCTGACCGCATTTGACAAATGGAATACAGGATGCAACCGTAGGAACACAAGATAAACCAAAAGGGAACCATGACAATAATTGCTGAAAGACTATTGAAAATGGCTTTGGTGACTTTAATATCATTACAGGCGAGATCTAGCAAAAAATGCAGCTTACAGAAGAAGTGGTTGATGTGGTTGGGACCACAGAAGGAATGTTGAAGGATGAAAAAGACATTGACCATGGAGAAAAGACCACCTATGATCcagcaggaggtggcaagcaaaTGGCAATGCTTCATGTCCATGGCAGAGGCGTATCTCAAAGGGTTGCAGATGGCCAAGTAGCGATCATAAGCCATGACACCCAACAGCAAACATTCAGTACTACCTAAGCTCAGAGCACTGGCTCCCTGTAAAATGCAACAGGTCAAGGAAAGTGCTCCTTTTCCAAACAGGAGATGGGCTAAAGTCTGAGGCATCGTGGTAGTGACATAGACAATATCCAACCCTGCAAGATGGCTGAGGAAGTAGTACATAGGTGTGTGCAGTTGAGCATCAGTGTGTACCAACAGGATGATCAGCAGGTTACCCAAAACTGTGAGCAAGTAGATTGTTAGGAAGACCGCAAAGACCAGAATTTGTTCTGTTCGATGAGAGGTGAGTCCCAAGAGAATGAACCCTGCTTCTGAAGTGAAGTTCTCAGTGTCCATCTTGGCATCTTGCCTACAGGGCAGATATATTGATGGACACTGAGTTAAATTGCAAAGCACAgataggaaagaggaagagaaatctGTATGCCCAATCCACTATAATACAAAGTCAGCTCATATGTCTTTGGTTTCCAATGCATCTGTCTGATTCTTCAGCAACACTACGGCATCTTTTCATTAACATAGAACAGTACCAAAGATATTTTCAACAGATTATGAGAATACACTGCATTTCATAAGTTCTTTCAACTTCTACCTagataaatacataataaataaataaatacatacattgtttcaacttctacccccaAAATGACGGTATAGGGcaatgcacaccagaacaactaggcaTAAGGATAGTtccccccccgaatgccatcactctgctagacaactaatccccacaactctgtcaaattatctactaaaactgcattactattcttcttctcttccttcctatctctttccacttatgactataaccatgttacttgtatctttaaaatttatattgttttatttgtttccaagtatttgattgcttattagcaaCCTGTGACTGTCACTCTGTTTTATcttatgtattctattttatttttctttatgtacactgagagcagat harbors:
- the LOC116521717 gene encoding olfactory receptor 2D2-like, with translation MDTENFTSEAGFILLGLTSHRTEQILVFAVFLTIYLLTVLGNLLIILLVHTDAQLHTPMYYFLSHLAGLDIVYVTTTMPQTLAHLLFGKGALSLTCCILQGASALSLGSTECLLLGVMAYDRYLAICNPLRYASAMDMKHCHLLATSCWIIGGLFSMVNVFFILQHSFCGPNHINHFFCKLHFLLDLACNDIKVTKAIFNSLSAIIVMVPFWFILCSYGCILYSICQMRSAARWHKAFSTCGSHLVVVTLFYGTIMSIYIIPQSSSSPDRNKNVAVMYLVVTPLLNPIIYTLRNKDVHRAVVKVLRRMNFEEKP